The following nucleotide sequence is from Paracrocinitomix mangrovi.
TCATAGTCTTGATTTGGAACCAAACGCATAGAAATTTTAGCATTTGCTTTTGAAGGAATTACAGTCTTAGCTCCTTCCCCGGTATATCCGCCCCACATTCCATTAACATCCAAGGTAGGTCTTACACTGGTTTGTTCCAAAATGGTATATCCTTCTTCTCCCATGGATGAAGTTAAGCCAATTTCTTTTAAATAATCTGCCTTTGAAAATGGCGCATTTGCCATTAAATCTCTTTCTTCTTGTGATACTTCCTCAACATCATCATAAAAACCAGGAATAGTTATTCTTCCGTGTTCATCTTTTAAAGAGGCAATCATTGATGAAAGAACATTTAAAGGATTAGGAACCGCTCCACCATATAAACCTGAATGTAAATCTCTATTAGGTCCTACTACCTCAACTTCAACATAGCTTAGTCCTCTTAATCCTGTAGTAATACTTGGTGTTTCATTTGATAAAATCCCGGTATCTGAAACTAAAATTACATCAGCACTGAATTTATCTGCATATTTTTTAATGATATCTTCCAAATTTTCAGATCCTACTTCTTCTTCTCCTTCAATTATAAACTTCACATTGCATGGAAGATTACCAGTTTTATTCATGGCTTCAAATGCCTTTACCTGCATGTACATTTGCCCTTTGTCATCACATGCACCTCTAGCAAAAATAGCTCCTTCAGGATGAACATCTGTTTTCTTAATAACCGGTTCAAAAGGACCAGAATCCCACAATTCAACTGGATCAGGTGGCTGAACATCATAATGACCATAAACCAAAACTGTTGGTAAACTAGGATCAATAATTTTATCACCATACACTAATGGATGACCACCAGTTGGAATAATTTCAATGTTTTCTGCTCCGGCTTCTTCCATTCTTTTACTAAGCTCTTGAGCCATTTTAAGTACATCATCCTTATAATTTGAATCAGCACTAATGGAAGGTATTTTTAGTAAATCGATTAACTCCTGTAAAAAGCGTTCTTTATTTTCTTCAATGTATGTATTAAGCATTCTGTGAATTTGATGAAAGTCAAAATTAACAATAGTTTAATTTTAATAAATCAGATTATCCACATAATTTAAATTTCATATATTCGCTTAGTATATTTTATTCATTAAACCCAAACTATGAAAGCACTATTTTCAATAATTGCTGTTTGTGCTATTTTCTTTACATCAGCCCAAGATCAGCAAGCCAAAATCACTCAAGCTGATCTTGTTTCTCAATTAAAAATTAATCTTTCAATATCAAATTGCGAAACGATCTCCCTAAACGGATCAATTGAGTGCACTCAAATACAAAATGCGATTTCATATGAGTTCTATTTGAACAACATGAATACTGGAAATGATATGACCATAGTGTCAAACTCAAACTCAATTTCCCTAAACGAATTTGCTAGTATAATAACCTATGGATCTTCGTACTACACAAAAGTTAGAGCAACCTATCAACCAATAGAAGGTGAACCGATTACAACAGAATGGAGTGAAGAGTGTGAGTTTAGTTTGGAAGGAGCTCCAAAAGTTTTTTCACTTGAAAATGTAGAATGCGGACAAGAAATTACAACTGATTTCACAATCTCTTGTACCCCTTATTACATAGCCACCTGTTACGAATTTCATGTAACAAATGTTACAACAGGACAAAATGCTTCAACTGGATGTATTACGCAAAACAATTTTGTTCTAGCTTCATTGGGAATCACATTTAACACTGGTGATGTCATTTCTGTTTATGTTACTTATTTCAATGGAGACGAAGCATTATACTCTACTAGAGCTTGTGAATTTAGGATTGGGGAAAAAATGAAATTATGTTATGTGGAACAAATTGACTATTTCGATCCAATAGTTCCATCAACTAAGGCATCATATAATGTGGGAAATTTCTTTCAATTGAATTATTTTG
It contains:
- a CDS encoding dipeptidase codes for the protein MLNTYIEENKERFLQELIDLLKIPSISADSNYKDDVLKMAQELSKRMEEAGAENIEIIPTGGHPLVYGDKIIDPSLPTVLVYGHYDVQPPDPVELWDSGPFEPVIKKTDVHPEGAIFARGACDDKGQMYMQVKAFEAMNKTGNLPCNVKFIIEGEEEVGSENLEDIIKKYADKFSADVILVSDTGILSNETPSITTGLRGLSYVEVEVVGPNRDLHSGLYGGAVPNPLNVLSSMIASLKDEHGRITIPGFYDDVEEVSQEERDLMANAPFSKADYLKEIGLTSSMGEEGYTILEQTSVRPTLDVNGMWGGYTGEGAKTVIPSKANAKISMRLVPNQDYEKISDLFQKHFESIAPEGVKVKVTPHHGGEPAVTPVDSIEYKAASNAMEETFGKVPVPLRSGGSIPIVAMFERVLGIKTVLFGFGLGSDAIHSPNEHYGLFNFYKGIETIPLFFRNYAELKK